In Apium graveolens cultivar Ventura chromosome 10, ASM990537v1, whole genome shotgun sequence, the following are encoded in one genomic region:
- the LOC141689146 gene encoding homeobox-leucine zipper protein ATHB-40-like: protein MSNSCLSTSNEVEDETGEVLVNHYYQEDHVVVKPTTGLEKQRTRRNKKKSRGESSGFNKKRKLSDEQGNMLELHFQTQHKLDSQRKDRIASQLGLDARQVAVWFQNRRARWKTKKLQEEYLRLKTQHECTVSEKCLLNSQVLKLKQQLSETEKEKQKLLEQSNRGLSNSPSSSISAGVTEPPLLGEFGMAGLLESMFCANENNYDAHGMDYWPNLYDMQLY from the exons ATGTCAAACAGCTGCTTGAGTACTAGTAATGAGGTCGAAGATGAGACGGGTGAAGTACTAGTCAATCACTACTATCAGGAGGATCATGTTGTTGTTAAGCCTACCACCGGATTAGAGAAACAGAGAACAAGGCGCAACAAGAAGAAGAGCAGAGGGGAATCATCCGGATTTAACAAGAAGAGGAAGCTTAGTGATGAGCAAGGAAACATGCTGGAGCTTCATTTCCAAACTCAACATAAATTGGATTCCCAAAGAAAGGATAGAATTGCTTCTCAACTTGGGCTTGATGCCCGCCAAGTTGCAGTTTGGTTCCAAAACAGAAGAGCTCGGTGGAAGACCAAGAAGCTCCAGGAAGAATACTTGCGATTGAAGACTCAACATGAGTGCACTGTGTCCGAAAAATGCCTACTCAATTCTCAA GTTCTAAAACTTAAACAACAACTCTCCGAGACCGAAAAGGAAAAACAGAAATTATTAGAGCAAAGCAACAGGGGTTTAAGCAACAGCCCAAGTTCATCAATTTCAGCAGGAGTTACAGAGCCCCCTTTGCTTGGAGAGTTTGGAATGGCTGGACTACTGGAAAGCATGTTTTGTGCCAATGAAAACAATTATGATGCTCATGGAATGGACTACTGGCCTAACTTGTATGATATGCAGTTATACTAA
- the LOC141689683 gene encoding uncharacterized protein LOC141689683 translates to MWRTEGGCKVIDSGNHYIDFEVANNQLGRWRYTGFYGCPERGRRTETWNLLWSLAARSNLPWCVIGDFNDMMFVDKKRGVNVQPQYLLNGFVYTVNDCRLFNLRFKGEKFTWKKSRGKVNWIQERLDRGFATQAWKDLFPDAEVNVLEMTTSDHIPSYLHLNKKIYVPKDRRFMFENTWLHEKECVNVVRRSWEFTHGRSIMDKLTYCGLQL, encoded by the coding sequence ATGTGGAGAACTGAAGGAGGGTGTAAGGTTATTGATAGTGGAAACCATTACATAGATTTTGAGGTTGCAAATAATCAATTGGGGAGGTGGCGATATACTGGTTTTTACGGATGCCCTGAGAGAGGAAGAAGGACAGAAACATGGAACTTGTTATGGTCGTTGGCTGCGAGATCAAACCTACCATGGTGCGTTATAGGAGATTTTAATGATATGATGTTCGTGGATAAAAAAAGAGGAGTTAATGTGCAACCACAATATCTTTTGAATGGATTTGTTTATACGGTAAATGATTGTAGATTGTTTAACCTGAGGTTTAAAGGAGAAAAATTTACGTGGAAAAAATCACGGGGAAAAGTAAACTGGATACAAGAGCGGCTTGATAGAGGATTTGCTACTCAAGCATGGAAAGATTTGTTCCCCGATGCAGAAGTTAACGTTCTTGAGATGACAACGTCTGACCACATACCCTCGTACCTTCATCTTAATAAGAAAATTTATGTACCTAAAGACAGAAGGTTTATGTTTGAGAATACATGGCTGCATGAAAAGGAATGCGTCAATGTTGTGAGGAGAAGCTGGGAGTTTACGCATGGGAGAAGCATAATGGATAAACTAACCTACTGTGGATTACAACTTTAG